DNA from Balneolaceae bacterium:
TGGCTCTTTGTAATACCAACTTAGTAATATTGAGGCCAAATTCAACAAAGTCCCGCGGGGTGTCCCCTCAAGTAGTTTTCCAGTGGGTCAGGCCGCATCTGGAATTGGAACACGTTGCTTGTGGATTGTCATGCCTTCCCCTAATCTTGCTGTTCGCAAATTATCTGCTAAATTAAGATCAAAATTACCACGCCGGTTATTTGCCAGGTCGGTACAGCCCATCTCCAAGAATTGTAAAATCAATCAAAAAAGGAGAAAAACTGTAATTCTGATCTTTAGAAAGCAACTAATGCTATAGCACATGATGCAAATACCTGGCTGCTTTGAATAGAAAAGAATTCGAACAGGAATTTATCGACAAGGTCATGGACGCGCAGGGAATCGTCCATAAAGTGTGTGGTATGTACTGTGACGACGAGGAGGACCGGAAAGACCTGTTCCAGGATATTCTTATAAACTTGTGGAAGTCCTATCCTTCGTTTCGCGGTGATTCCAAATTTTCGACCTGGATGTATCGCGTGAGTTTGAATGTGGCGATACAGCGACTCCGAAAATCAAATAAAGAGAAGGAGGATGCCACTCAACCCATAGATCTTGATGCGATGGCGTCCCCTCCTGAGGAAAATTTGCCGGAAAAGGAATTACAAATGATGCATACAGCCATCGAGCAATTAAGTGATGTGGAAAAAGCAATCGTGATGTTATACCTGGATGAAAAAGGAAATGAAGAAATTGCGGAAGTCATGGGAATCAGCCAGAATTATGTGCGGGTTAAGATGACGCGCATCCGTGAGAAACTTAAAAAAATGGTGGAGGCTTGATCATGGAACTCGAGCAACTGAAAGCCGCCTGGGAAAAAACGATCGAGCATGATGTTGAAGGCTACTTTGTAAGTAAGGAAGAAGTTCAGCGACTGATCGGTAAACGCTCGAACACTACGATTTCCCAGATAAAACGAAAAATTAAAACCAAAGTTTTTATAGCGGGAAGCATTGGGTTGCTGCTGCTGGCATTTACTGCGTATGTGTTTATAGCTGAAGAACCGGTATTTGACTGGTTGGAGTTCTTTTCCAGCCGGGAATCAAATTTAGAGATTGGAATTTTCTACCTGGTTTTTGGGCTGGTGATTTGCTTCATATCGGCATTTAATGCGTTCAGCTATCGCAATATTTTAAAGATTGAAGAACGGGAAAGTGATTTAAAATCATCCATCAAGAATATTTTGGCGATACTGAATAATGCGATAAGAGTTAAAGTATACTCCGATACCCTCGTTGTGCCCGCTACCTTTTTGGTACTTGTAATTATTGATTTAATTCGTGGCATCGGGATTTTCCCGGATGCAACCATCCTATTGTTATTTGTTTTGGGTGCGGTTGTGTTTGCATTGTTTTCCTATTTCATGGCCAAATATAGCCAGAACAGGAGATACGGCAGTCAAATTCGTGCCTTGGAAGAGTGCTTGGAAGAGCTTGAAGAAGAGAGATAGCTCAGCAAAAAGTTACCGCACACGTGTAATTCTGATAATCCTTTCTGCAACTAACCCTCCGAAACCAAAAATCTATTCTTAACCAATACCTCAGAAA
Protein-coding regions in this window:
- a CDS encoding sigma-70 family RNA polymerase sigma factor gives rise to the protein MNRKEFEQEFIDKVMDAQGIVHKVCGMYCDDEEDRKDLFQDILINLWKSYPSFRGDSKFSTWMYRVSLNVAIQRLRKSNKEKEDATQPIDLDAMASPPEENLPEKELQMMHTAIEQLSDVEKAIVMLYLDEKGNEEIAEVMGISQNYVRVKMTRIREKLKKMVEA